The sequence GAGTCTGGCTTTAAGAGCGCAGCACACTTCAGCACAGCCTTTAAAACGTATCATGGAAAGACACCGAAAGACTTCCGGTCTCTGATTGCTCAATCTCAGCAACCCCAAACTCGGTTCAAAACTTAAGCGGTGTGATTAAAAGTTAAGAGGTTTGACACAAAGGAGCGGTAGTTTGGTTTAAAAACCAAAAAGGTAGGTGGATGAACCAAGACTCAACCGCTACCAGCACCAGCACCAGCACCAGCACCAGCACCAGAATAGTGACTAGGACCAAAAATAAGACTTAGGATCTTTTTCTATTTCAGACAGAATAGCGTCAAGGTCCTTAGATTTAGGAAGGTAGGGATAAGGTCCCCAATTGACGGAATCAGTGCTGACTTCGGTTTCAAGTGGCACCATTACCAACCAGCAAGATAACGACTCATCAAAGATAACGCTGGCGATCTCGTTGGTATAATCGCTATGGGATGAGTCGAGCAGATAATGCGCCTGAGAGAACAGTACACCGCCCTCACACTCTTCAAATAAGGATTTGCCTAGCTCGACAGGTAAACTGCGATTTCGAGAAGTACAGAGCCTTTCAGCCCCAATTAAAAGCCGGTTAAGTTCTATATGAATGACGGACATAACACCCCTTTTAACTTCATCTAAATTTCAATAAGCCTCTAATTAGCTTAGGACTCAACCAACAGTTTAGCGAACAAGGGCAAACGAAATACCAACCTTGCTCTCATATACTCTCTTATCTGGTAAAGAAGTCCTGCGGTCATAAACCAACTCTACTCTCATAAAGCGTGAGTATAGAATTTCACAAAAGTGTCATATAACCGACCTATCATATGCGACAAATGTTATTAATTAGGAGTTGTTTATGTTACGAGTCGCGCTTGCCTCTCT comes from Vibrio bathopelagicus and encodes:
- a CDS encoding DUF3024 domain-containing protein; amino-acid sequence: MSVIHIELNRLLIGAERLCTSRNRSLPVELGKSLFEECEGGVLFSQAHYLLDSSHSDYTNEIASVIFDESLSCWLVMVPLETEVSTDSVNWGPYPYLPKSKDLDAILSEIEKDPKSYFWS